One part of the Anopheles coustani chromosome 2, idAnoCousDA_361_x.2, whole genome shotgun sequence genome encodes these proteins:
- the LOC131264764 gene encoding LOW QUALITY PROTEIN: pre-mRNA splicing regulator USH1G-like (The sequence of the model RefSeq protein was modified relative to this genomic sequence to represent the inferred CDS: deleted 1 base in 1 codon; substituted 1 base at 1 genomic stop codon) has translation MSQISQKGLKPEKQRTPATHPLKLENRLKEHAKKKSEKRAREFLGRQQKIERELDPSLSRRPMPHRPSNLLQTLKQKLWSGSQTQSQMTTTTSTTTFSALVGGSVARGGGAVKKRTNGMKTRQPMDNGNFEIGEMEANSKRIVQSIQGLRRDSQVLYVGTYRSNDDFNASDRRGKLKDMFDVHSNGDDNDDAYEDSGSGASGKFGTIFRTHSQPDFLLAGATNEVTTDVLLQRPSGLFSRPSFSNLAFPRSVSKVRAQLSNEQSSSASSHGSMTVKPMRREAIKPRSQLFIPDSDSDVESFDNEENDSLAILRFLAAFKLEDYYPVFQKNEIXTLMILTENDIKSLGLPLGPYRRLCNAIQERKEALVNPGTISDSRL, from the exons AAAATAGGTTGAAAGAACATGCCAAAAAGAAGAGCGAGAAAAGGGCCCGCGAGTTCCTGGGCCGGCAGCAGAAGATCGAACGGGAGCTCGATCCGAGTCTGTCCCGCCGTCCGATGCCGCACCGGCCTTCGAACTTGCTGCAAACGCTAAAGCAAAAGCTGTGGTCCGGTAGCCAGACACAGTCACAGATGACGACAACGACGTCAACGACTACGTTCAGTGCTCTGGTGGGTGGATCGGTTGCGCGAGGTGGAGGGGCAGTTAAGAAGCGAACGAATGGCATGAAAACCCGACAGCCAATGGACAATGGAA ATTTTGAAATTGGCGAAATGGAGGCGAACAGTAAAAGGATCGTACAATCGATACAGGGTTTACGGCGAGACTCGCAGGTGCTGTACGTGGGAACCTACCGTTCGAACGATGACTTCAATGCCTCGGACCGGCGGGGTAAGCTGAAGGACATGTTCGACGTTCACTCGAACGGCGATGACAATGACGATGCGTACGAGGACAGTGGCAGTGGGGCTAGCGGGAAATTTGGAACAATTTTCCGGACGCACAGTCAGCCCGACTTTCTGTTAGCCGGCGCTACCAATGAGGTGACAACGGACGTCCTCCTGCAGCGACCGTCGGGACTGTTTAGTCGGCCATCGTTCAGTAACTTGGCCTTCCC TCGATCCGTTTCGAAGGTACGCGCCCAGCTCAGCAACGAACAGTCGTCCAGTGCGTCCTCGCACGGCTCGATGACGGTCAAACCGATG CGAAGGGAAGCGATCAAGCCCCGCTCGCAGCTGTTCATCCCGGATTCGGACTCGGACGTCGAAAGCTTCGACAACGAAGAGAACGACTCGTTAGCGATTTTGCGGTTTTTGGCTGCCTTCAAGCTAGAAGATTACTATCCAGT ATTCCAAAAGAACGAAATCTAAACACTGATGATCCTCACGGAGAATGATATCAAATCGCTCGGTCTGCCACTCGGGCCGTACCGGAGGCTTTGCAACGCGATACAGGAGCGAAAGGAAGCCTTGGTCAATCCGGGCACTATATCAGACAGTCGACTTTAA